One window of Panulirus ornatus isolate Po-2019 chromosome 13, ASM3632096v1, whole genome shotgun sequence genomic DNA carries:
- the LOC139752806 gene encoding uncharacterized protein, producing the protein MFTDGSAKGSVMNISPVFCTTGGSQRTTMHAQSVGYRAGRTQGKRVIVPPVACRRGKAKGTRMTVPPVVCTAGGTQRTVTNVPPVVCTAGATQRIGVNVPPVVCTAGGAQRTGMNVSPVVCAAGGTQRTGMNIPPVVCTAGGTQRARMNVPPVVCAAGGSQRTGVNAPTVVCTAGGTQGTVMNVPPVVCTTGGTQGTVMNVSPSVSAAGLTFLSQAGGATLIKEDENVLKYFVMLRRTGPAGTSMAKVCRELYAGGQQNVEDYFQSLGFSSNQYRKIFTKEELDLLQVRADWRELDITLLYKLLQHVCRLAPPHDCKWTRPKPEDRDGLEHILFSVKRERNFLFHEIVGLTDADLDVRSDKLKSLLEKALEGASVITGDDYTRDISEMKSNVDDIRLSRTKLSLQDYQNELLEFRQNLVKDVISDSQRELCHNYQKLWQADHVYGKLIPGSGRVPLEDVYTNMTTLTKKECEVPVSDVLDYHLSDGSLPRLVILDGVAGAGKSQLCKYILHCWAARSGNIVSLADIDILIYLQCHTVTSDSLREFFTEEILKDTCKGLRHEDVIPTLRECEILFIIDGLDEAGVQARNLVKEISAKFPASRVIVTCRTEFTAVARRIISPVEDDFSIFNVKGFSKTQQREYISKLLTVMAGDANKHQERIETLSAILQDLEHELHYLLCLPLTLTILIELWLQDSASLTGTGTLTLILQISVEMGIKILAQRLQRKPTETRSTFMLEHSCRMWVKCLARVAWESHQCNVLALDEKWATDLIEEALRQEIDPSYALSSFLKHATREVTFGVQEVWEFFHKTHQEYLSAFHLSQMEQSR; encoded by the exons ATGTTTACAGACGGAAGCGCCAAAGGATCAGTGATGAATATATCACCTGTGTTTTGCACAACTGGTGGAAGCCAAAGAACAACAATGCACGCGCAATCTGTTGGTTATAGAGCTGGTAGAACCCAAGGAAAACGGGTGATTGTACCACCTGTGGCGTGTAGACGTGGAAAGGCCAAGGGAACAAGGATGACTGTACCACCTGTGGTGTGCACAGCTGGTGGAACCCAAAGAACAGTGACGAATGTACCACCTGTGGTGTGCACAGCTGGTGCAACCCAAAGAATAGGGGTGAATGTTCCACCTGTTGTGTGCACAGCTGGCGGAGCTCAAAGAACAGGAATGAatgtatcacctgtggtgtgtGCAGCTGGTGGAACCCAAAGAACAGGGATGAATATACCACCTGTGGtgtgtacagctggtggtacCCAAAGAGCAAGGATGAATGTACCACCTGTGGTTTGTGCAGCTGGTGGATCCCAAAGAACAGGGGTGAATGCACCAACTGTGGTGTGTACAGCTGGTGGAACGCAAGGAACAGTGATGAATGTACCACCTGTGGTGTGTACAACTGGTGGAACGCAAGGAACAGTGATGAATGTATCCCCTTCGGTGTCTGCAGCTGGTCTGACCTTTCTTTCCCAAGCTGGTGGTGCAACATTAATAAAAGAAGATGAAAATGTGTTGAAGTATTTCGTTATGCTGCGACGAACGGGACCTGCAGGAACTTCCATGGCAAAG GTATGTCGAGAGCTGTATGCTGGTGGGCAGCAGAATGTGGAGGATTACTTTCAATCTTTAGGCTTCTCCAGCAACCAGTATCGCAAGATCTTTACTAAGGAAGAACTAGATTTATTGCAAGTCAGAGCAGACTGGCGAGAGTTGGACATAACCCTCCTGTACAAGTTATTACAACATGTGTGTCGCTTAGCACCACCACATGATTGTAAGTGGACTAGACCAAAGCCAGAGGACAGAGATGGACTGGAACACATCCTTTTCTccgtcaaaagagagagaaattttctGTTTCATGAAATTGTTGGTTTAACAGATGCAGATCTTGACGTTCGGTCAGATAAACTGAAGTCACTGCTGGAAAAGGCTCTTGAAGGAGCAAGTGTCATTACTGGAGATGACTACACTCGCGATATTAGTGAGATGAAGAGTAACGTTGACGATATTCGTCTGTCTAGAACGAAGCTTTCTCTACAAGACTATCAAAATGAGTTACTAGAATTTCGACAAAATCTTGTGAAAGATGTAATTTCTGACTCACAAAGGGAGCTCTGTCACAATTATCAGAAGTTGTGGCAGGCCGACCATGTTTATGGGAAACTTATTCCAGGTTCTGGTAGGGTACCACTAGAAGATGTCTACACTAACATGACAACTTTGACGAAGAAGGAATGTGAAGTGCCGGTATCAGATGTTCTGGATTATCATTTATCTGATGGCTCCCTTCCACGTTTGGTCATCctggatggtgttgctggtgcgGGGAAGAGTCAGCTTTGTAAGTATATTCTCCACTGCTGGGCTGCAAGAAGCGGTAACATTGTTTCTCTCGCGGATATTGATATCCTGATTTATCTTCAGTGCCACACTGTGACCTCTGATTCTCTGAGAGAGTTCTTCACCGAAGAGATATTGAAGGACACCTGTAAGGGACTGAGGCATGAAGATGTTATCCCAACTCTGAGGGAATGTGAGATACTATTCATCATTGACGGATTAGACGAAGCTGGAGTACAGGCGAGGAATCTAGTGAAGGAAATTAGCGCCAAGTTTCCCGCAAGTCGGGTGATTGTAACCTGCAGGACAGAGTTCACGGCAGTAGCTAGAAGGATAATTTCCCCAGTGGAGGATGATTTCAGTATATTTAACGTTAAGGGCTTCAGCAAAACCCAGCAGAGAGAATACATCAGTAAGCTGTTGACTGTGATGGCAGGAGATGCAAACAAACATCAAGAAAGGATTGAAACTTTATCAGCCATCCTACAAGATCTGGAGCATGAATTACATTACTTGCTTTGTCTGCCACTAACCTTAACGATTTTGATAGAGTTATGGCTGCAGGATAGTGCCTCTCTGACAGGTACTGGTACACTTACCCTCATTCTCCAAATCTCTGTAGAAATGGGTATTAAGATCCTCGCCCAGCGCTTGCAGCGGAAACCAACGGAAACCAGATCCACATTTATGCTTGAACATTCCTGCCGAATGTGGGTTAAATGCCTAgctagagtggcttgggaatcgCATCAGTGTAATGTTCTGGCGCTCGATGAAAAGTGGGCCACTGACCTTATAGAAGAAGCTTTGCGCCAAGAAATTGACCCGTCTTatgcactttcctcttttctgaagcACGCGACGCGTGAGGTGACCTTCGGAGTCCAGGAAGTTTGGGAGTTTTTCCACAAAACGCATCAGGAGTATCTCTCTGCTTTCCATTTAAGTCAAATGGAACAGAGTAGATAA